The Limanda limanda chromosome 20, fLimLim1.1, whole genome shotgun sequence genome has a segment encoding these proteins:
- the prlh2 gene encoding prolactin releasing hormone 2 codes for MLPGRAANVRHCILTSRWLPAVLALLLLLSSSISGAHSTTVEHDFHIVHNVDNRSPEIDPFWYVGRGVRPIGRFGKRHSVGGALGSSGMQPVVRTLELLLNSFRNRENLERELDGEDRDWLP; via the exons ATGCTGCCTGGGAGAGCTGCTAATGTCCGGCACTGTATCCTGACGAGCCGCTGGCTGCCCGCAGTCCTggcactgctcctcctcctctcctccagcatCAGCGGCGCTCACAGCACCACGGTGGAGCACGACTTCCACATCGTTCACAATGTGGACAACAGAA GTCCAGAGATAGACCCGTTCTGGTACGTAGGGCGTGGGGTGAGACCCATCGGCCGCTTTGGGAAGAGGCACAGCGTGGGGGGGGCTCTGGGCAGCAGCGGGATGCAGCCGGTCGTCAGGACGCTGGAGCTGCTCCTCAACAGCTTCAGAAACAGGGAGAACCTCGAGAGAGAGCTGGACGGAGAAGACAGGGATTGGTTACCATGA